In Pseudomonas sp. MTM4, one genomic interval encodes:
- a CDS encoding alpha/beta hydrolase, which produces MLKRETPISIEGPAGVLEGLYFDQPDARGLALICHPNPVKGGTMLNKVVSTLQRSARDAGYATLRFNFRGVGGSAGSHDMNTGEVDDAEAALRWLRDQHPGLPLTLMGFSFGGFVAATLAGRLEARGESLERLFMVAPAVSRLADQPLAEHCELVVIQPDDDEVVDPASVHAFSAELQRPHELLKVAECGHFFHGKLVELKELVAPRLA; this is translated from the coding sequence TTGTTGAAACGTGAAACCCCCATTTCCATCGAGGGTCCGGCCGGTGTGCTGGAAGGCCTGTATTTCGATCAACCCGATGCTCGCGGGCTGGCGCTGATCTGTCATCCCAACCCGGTAAAGGGCGGGACCATGCTCAACAAGGTGGTCTCGACGCTGCAGCGCAGCGCGCGCGATGCCGGCTATGCCACGCTGCGCTTCAACTTTCGTGGCGTTGGCGGCAGCGCCGGCAGCCATGACATGAATACCGGTGAAGTGGATGACGCCGAAGCTGCCCTGCGCTGGCTTCGTGATCAGCATCCCGGGCTGCCATTGACCCTGATGGGTTTCTCTTTTGGTGGTTTCGTAGCGGCCACGCTGGCTGGTCGGCTCGAGGCCCGTGGCGAGTCGCTGGAACGGTTGTTCATGGTCGCGCCGGCGGTTTCGCGACTGGCGGATCAGCCGCTGGCCGAGCATTGCGAGTTGGTGGTTATCCAGCCAGACGATGACGAAGTCGTCGATCCGGCTTCGGTGCACGCGTTCTCGGCTGAGCTCCAGCGCCCCCACGAGCTGCTGAAAGTGGCAGAATGCGGCCACTTTTTCCACGGCAAGCTGGTCGAGCTGAAAGAGCTGGTAGCGCCGCGGCTGGCCTAG
- a CDS encoding tryptophan--tRNA ligase gives MKTRILTGITTTGTPHLGNYAGAIRPAIVASREADADSFYFLADYHALIKCDDPLRIQQSRLEIAATWLAFGLDADRVTFYRQSDIPEIPELTWLLTCVAGKGLLNRAHAYKASVDKNVELGEDPDAGVTMGLFSYPVLMAADILMFNAHKVPVGRDQIQHVEMARDIAQRFNHLFGNGREFFTLPAAVIEEGVATLPGLDGRKMSKSYDNTIPLFASAKELKSTIARIITDSKLPGEPKDPDDSHLFTIYQAFAAPAQLAEFRAELVGGLAWGEAKQRLFQLLDNELGEARERYHALMQRPGDLEDILQAGAAKARKLATPFLGELREAVGLRNFRSEVASAAPAKKKGGKAARFASFRESDGSFRFRFFAADGEELLLSRPFNDPKAIGVTSQHLIAQGVDALELRADESNQFTLWLDGECIADSPGYADEQALEAAMLRLRQALATLAV, from the coding sequence ATGAAAACCCGAATCCTTACCGGCATCACCACCACCGGCACGCCCCATCTGGGCAATTATGCCGGCGCTATCCGGCCGGCTATCGTTGCCAGTCGCGAAGCCGATGCCGATTCCTTCTACTTCCTCGCCGACTATCACGCACTGATCAAGTGTGACGATCCGCTGCGCATCCAGCAGTCGCGCCTGGAGATCGCCGCCACCTGGCTGGCCTTTGGTCTGGATGCGGATCGGGTGACCTTCTATCGGCAGTCCGACATCCCGGAAATCCCTGAGTTGACCTGGCTGTTGACCTGCGTTGCTGGCAAGGGGCTGCTCAACCGCGCGCATGCGTACAAGGCATCAGTGGACAAGAATGTCGAACTGGGTGAGGACCCGGATGCTGGCGTCACCATGGGGCTATTCAGCTACCCGGTGCTGATGGCGGCGGACATTCTTATGTTCAACGCACATAAGGTGCCAGTCGGTCGAGACCAGATTCAGCATGTCGAAATGGCGCGTGATATCGCCCAACGCTTCAATCATCTGTTTGGCAATGGCAGGGAGTTTTTTACCCTGCCTGCCGCCGTGATCGAGGAGGGCGTGGCGACCTTGCCGGGGCTCGATGGGCGCAAGATGTCCAAAAGCTATGACAACACCATTCCGCTGTTCGCCAGTGCCAAGGAGCTGAAAAGCACCATCGCGCGCATCATCACCGACTCGAAACTGCCGGGCGAGCCGAAAGACCCGGACGACTCCCATCTGTTCACTATTTACCAAGCCTTCGCCGCGCCGGCGCAACTGGCCGAGTTCCGCGCCGAGCTAGTCGGCGGGCTGGCTTGGGGTGAGGCCAAGCAGCGTCTGTTCCAACTGCTGGACAACGAGCTGGGCGAGGCGCGCGAGCGTTATCACGCACTGATGCAGCGCCCCGGCGATCTCGAGGACATCCTGCAGGCCGGTGCCGCCAAGGCGCGCAAGCTCGCTACACCGTTCCTCGGCGAGCTGCGTGAAGCGGTGGGGCTGCGTAATTTCCGTAGTGAAGTAGCAAGCGCCGCGCCAGCCAAGAAAAAAGGCGGAAAGGCCGCGCGCTTCGCCAGTTTCCGCGAAAGCGATGGTAGCTTCCGCTTCCGATTTTTTGCAGCCGATGGCGAAGAGTTGCTGTTATCGCGGCCGTTCAACGATCCCAAGGCGATCGGTGTGACCAGCCAACATTTGATCGCGCAGGGTGTGGATGCCCTGGAACTCCGTGCCGATGAGAGCAATCAATTCACGCTGTGGCTGGATGGCGAATGCATCGCCGACAGCCCCGGCTACGCAGATGAGCAGGCGCTGGAAGCCGCCATGCTGCGCCTGCGCCAGGCATTGGCGACACTTGCCGTGTAG
- the zapE gene encoding cell division protein ZapE — translation MTPLERYQADLKRPDFFHDAAQETAVRHLQRLYDDLLADDRNKSGLLGKLFGKKQQEPVKGLYFWGGVGRGKTYLVDTFFDALPFEQKTRTHFHRFMKRVHEEMRTLKGEKNPLTIIGKRFADESRVICFDEFFVSDITDAMILATLLEELFKNGVSLVATSNIVPDGLYKDGLQRARFLPAIELLKKHTEIVNVDSGIDYRLRALEQAELYHFPLDAEAELSLEKSFRSLLPEQCRVQENEALMIENREIIARKTAGGVAWFEFRELCDGPRSQNDYIELGKIFDAVLVSNIERMDVSKDDMARRFINMVDEFYDRNVKLILSAEVELKDLYAGGRLEFEFQRTLSRLLEMQSHEYLARPHKP, via the coding sequence ATGACACCTCTTGAGCGCTATCAGGCAGACCTGAAACGTCCCGACTTCTTCCACGATGCCGCCCAGGAAACTGCGGTGCGCCATCTGCAGCGTCTGTATGACGATCTGCTCGCCGACGACCGCAACAAATCCGGGCTGCTGGGCAAGCTATTCGGCAAGAAGCAGCAGGAACCGGTAAAGGGCCTGTACTTCTGGGGCGGTGTCGGTCGCGGCAAGACCTATCTGGTCGACACCTTCTTCGACGCGCTGCCCTTCGAGCAGAAGACTCGCACCCATTTCCACCGCTTCATGAAGCGCGTGCACGAAGAAATGCGCACCCTCAAGGGCGAGAAGAATCCGCTGACCATCATCGGCAAGCGCTTCGCCGATGAGTCACGCGTGATCTGCTTCGACGAATTTTTCGTGTCGGATATCACCGACGCGATGATCCTCGCGACCCTGCTCGAAGAATTGTTCAAGAACGGTGTGAGTCTAGTAGCCACGTCCAACATCGTTCCGGACGGCCTGTACAAGGACGGCCTGCAGCGGGCCCGTTTCCTGCCGGCGATCGAGCTTTTGAAGAAGCACACCGAAATCGTCAACGTCGACAGCGGCATCGACTATCGCCTGCGCGCGCTCGAACAGGCCGAGCTCTACCACTTCCCGCTCGATGCCGAGGCGGAGCTGAGCTTGGAGAAGAGCTTTCGCAGCCTGTTGCCGGAGCAGTGTCGGGTGCAGGAAAACGAAGCGCTGATGATCGAAAACCGCGAGATCATCGCGCGCAAGACGGCCGGCGGCGTCGCCTGGTTCGAGTTTCGCGAGCTTTGTGATGGACCGCGTAGCCAGAACGACTATATCGAGCTGGGCAAGATATTCGACGCGGTGCTGGTCTCCAATATCGAGCGAATGGACGTTTCCAAGGACGACATGGCGCGGCGATTCATCAACATGGTCGACGAGTTCTACGACCGCAACGTCAAGCTGATCCTCTCGGCCGAGGTCGAGCTCAAGGACCTGTATGCCGGCGGCCGTCTGGAATTCGAATTCCAGCGCACCCTCAGCCGTCTGCTGGAAATGCAGTCGCATGAGTATCTGGCTCGACCGCATAAACCGTAG
- a CDS encoding GlxA family transcriptional regulator — MLTAQPLKRISILATDGVFASTLMHAKDFFHMASLRYGKQLGMDLTPAFETVLVSPDGRPVTTFSGASVAVDGALDGADAVILPAFWGDFDALGQQYPQVTPWLKERHEAGSTICGEATGAFWMAAAGLLDEREATTHWRFAREFVERFPRVLFTQEKHLTDSDNLYCAGGTTSACDLYMHLVERFCGSHIAQGMARDVLFEVQRNYSPGRIGFGGQKLHLDTRVLQIQEWLEEHFAEKFRFEDVARDHGMSIRNFMRRFQAATGDKPLHYLQRLRIETAKNLLSTTRKSIKTISYEVGYDDASFFARLFRQHTELSPNRYRQQYRHKSG; from the coding sequence ATGCTCACCGCCCAACCGTTGAAACGTATCAGCATTCTGGCCACCGATGGGGTGTTTGCATCCACCCTGATGCATGCCAAGGATTTTTTCCACATGGCCAGCCTGCGCTATGGCAAACAGCTGGGGATGGATTTGACGCCGGCCTTCGAGACGGTGCTGGTCAGCCCGGATGGCCGGCCGGTCACCACGTTCAGCGGTGCCAGCGTTGCGGTAGATGGCGCGCTGGATGGCGCCGATGCGGTGATATTGCCGGCGTTCTGGGGCGATTTCGATGCGCTTGGCCAGCAGTACCCGCAGGTGACGCCCTGGCTGAAGGAACGACACGAGGCCGGCAGCACCATCTGCGGCGAAGCCACCGGCGCATTCTGGATGGCTGCCGCGGGATTGCTCGACGAGCGCGAAGCCACGACTCATTGGCGCTTCGCGCGTGAGTTCGTCGAGCGATTCCCACGAGTGCTCTTTACTCAGGAGAAGCATCTGACCGACAGCGACAATCTGTACTGCGCAGGCGGCACCACTTCGGCATGCGATCTCTACATGCATCTGGTCGAACGCTTCTGCGGCTCGCATATCGCGCAGGGCATGGCCCGCGACGTGCTGTTCGAGGTGCAACGCAACTACAGCCCAGGGCGCATCGGCTTTGGCGGCCAGAAGCTCCATCTGGACACCCGCGTGCTGCAGATTCAGGAATGGCTCGAGGAGCATTTCGCGGAGAAATTCCGCTTCGAGGACGTGGCGCGCGACCACGGCATGAGCATTCGTAACTTCATGCGCCGGTTTCAAGCGGCGACCGGCGACAAACCGTTGCATTACCTGCAGCGGTTGCGCATCGAGACAGCTAAAAACCTGCTCTCCACCACCCGCAAGAGCATCAAGACCATCAGCTACGAAGTGGGTTACGACGACGCCAGCTTCTTCGCTCGGCTGTTCCGCCAGCACACCGAGCTATCGCCGAATCGGTATCGGCAGCAGTATCGGCATAAGAGCGGCTAG
- the nfi gene encoding deoxyribonuclease V (cleaves DNA at apurinic or apyrimidinic sites) yields MTINTTRSSAGAFSGWDGSPGAAREMQKELASKVVLEDDFGPLRLIAGVDVGFEEGGQITRAAVVLLDAETLEPLAQTLARIPTCMPYIPGLLSFRELPAVLQALDSLGQTPDLIFSDGHGIAHPRGLGIAAHLGVITGLPTIGVAKKILTGQHEPLGERRGDQVDLLDKHGKVIGSVLRSKDKVRPLIISPGNRVSLATAPQLVMRYVTRYRLPEPTRLADRLASRRDEKRAGGQQTIDLG; encoded by the coding sequence ATGACAATCAATACAACACGCTCGAGCGCCGGTGCATTCAGCGGCTGGGATGGCAGTCCCGGTGCTGCCCGGGAAATGCAGAAAGAGCTGGCCAGCAAGGTCGTGCTGGAGGATGACTTCGGGCCGCTGCGGCTGATCGCAGGCGTCGATGTCGGTTTCGAAGAGGGTGGCCAGATCACCCGCGCCGCAGTGGTGCTGCTCGACGCCGAAACCCTCGAACCGCTGGCCCAGACCTTGGCGCGGATTCCCACCTGCATGCCGTATATTCCGGGGCTGCTGTCTTTTCGCGAGCTACCCGCCGTGTTGCAGGCGCTCGATTCACTCGGCCAGACGCCGGACCTGATCTTCTCCGACGGGCACGGCATTGCGCATCCGCGCGGCCTCGGCATCGCTGCGCATCTGGGCGTCATTACCGGGCTGCCAACGATCGGAGTGGCGAAGAAAATTCTCACCGGCCAGCATGAGCCGCTCGGCGAGCGGCGCGGCGATCAGGTCGATCTGCTGGACAAGCACGGCAAGGTGATCGGCAGCGTGCTGCGCAGCAAGGACAAGGTTCGGCCACTGATCATTTCGCCCGGCAACCGGGTTAGCCTGGCGACCGCCCCGCAACTGGTGATGCGCTATGTCACCCGCTATCGGCTACCGGAGCCGACGCGGTTGGCCGACCGTCTGGCCTCGCGCAGGGATGAAAAGCGTGCGGGCGGGCAGCAGACCATCGACCTCGGGTAG
- the ampD gene encoding 1,6-anhydro-N-acetylmuramyl-L-alanine amidase AmpD has protein sequence MQLDHATGWCRGIRHCPSPNFNKRPDDEISLLVIHNISLPPGCFGTGKVQQFFQNCLPTDEHPFFEEIATLQVSAHFLIERDGAITQFVSCLDRAWHAGISCFDGRESCNDFSLGIELEGTDDVPFSEAQYDSLIRLCLLLQQAYPAITPERVRGHSDIAPGRKTDPGPAFDWLRLRAASIVA, from the coding sequence ATGCAGCTGGATCATGCGACAGGCTGGTGCCGAGGCATTCGCCATTGCCCCTCGCCCAATTTCAACAAGCGCCCGGATGACGAGATTTCATTACTGGTCATCCACAACATCAGCCTGCCGCCGGGTTGCTTCGGGACCGGCAAGGTCCAGCAGTTCTTTCAGAATTGCCTGCCCACCGACGAACATCCCTTCTTCGAAGAAATCGCCACCTTGCAGGTCTCTGCGCATTTCCTCATCGAGCGTGATGGTGCGATCACCCAGTTCGTCTCCTGCCTGGATCGCGCCTGGCACGCCGGAATTTCCTGCTTCGATGGACGAGAAAGCTGCAACGACTTCTCCCTTGGTATCGAGCTGGAAGGCACCGATGACGTGCCCTTCAGTGAGGCCCAGTACGACAGCCTGATCCGCCTTTGCCTCCTGCTGCAGCAGGCATATCCGGCGATCACGCCGGAGCGGGTTCGCGGTCACAGCGACATCGCACCGGGCCGCAAGACCGACCCCGGCCCGGCATTCGACTGGCTGCGCCTGCGCGCGGCCTCGATCGTGGCCTGA
- the ampE gene encoding regulatory signaling modulator protein AmpE, giving the protein MIFLVVLLVLLIDKLTDWRRDVQHDGPWLQLLRRVEGRADMASRPWLSLSLLVLLPVLVLGLLLMALKPLAYGWLSLPLHLLVLLYSLGRGQGKREFGAFRDAWRRGDVNAAALVAERDLGLSAPDAPSLLRAVEAQLLWRSHQGFFAVIFWYVLLGPMAALAYRLLALTIEHTGSEAMRERAGQLRHAFDWLPVRLLLVSFGLVGNFVAMNRALLQDLLRWETPAPQLLTDIGPAAADLREPYEGEAGISRLDGLAALLVRTRMLWYAAIALWTLFL; this is encoded by the coding sequence ATGATTTTTCTCGTGGTGCTGCTGGTTCTGCTCATCGACAAACTCACCGATTGGCGACGTGATGTGCAGCACGACGGCCCGTGGCTGCAGCTGCTGCGGCGAGTCGAAGGGCGCGCGGACATGGCGTCCAGACCATGGCTGAGTCTTTCGCTGTTGGTACTGCTGCCGGTGCTGGTGCTCGGCTTGTTACTGATGGCACTCAAGCCGCTGGCCTACGGCTGGCTCAGTTTGCCGCTGCATCTGCTGGTGCTGCTCTACAGCCTGGGACGAGGGCAGGGCAAGCGTGAATTCGGAGCATTCCGCGACGCCTGGCGCCGGGGAGATGTCAACGCCGCCGCGCTGGTGGCCGAGCGTGATCTGGGCCTCAGCGCGCCGGATGCGCCGAGCCTGTTGCGCGCCGTGGAGGCGCAGCTGCTCTGGCGCAGTCATCAGGGCTTCTTTGCGGTGATCTTCTGGTATGTGCTGCTTGGTCCCATGGCCGCGCTGGCCTACCGGCTGCTTGCGCTGACGATCGAGCACACCGGGAGCGAAGCCATGCGCGAGCGGGCGGGGCAGCTGCGACACGCCTTCGACTGGCTGCCGGTGCGGCTTCTGCTGGTCAGCTTCGGACTGGTCGGTAACTTCGTCGCAATGAATCGCGCCCTGCTGCAGGATCTGCTGCGTTGGGAAACGCCCGCCCCGCAGCTGCTGACCGACATCGGTCCGGCTGCGGCGGATCTGCGCGAGCCGTATGAAGGCGAGGCGGGTATCTCACGGCTGGACGGCCTTGCCGCGCTGTTGGTGAGAACCCGCATGCTCTGGTATGCGGCCATCGCGCTCTGGACGCTCTTTCTCTAG
- a CDS encoding methyl-accepting chemotaxis protein — MSATAQGVASSAEAAVGSAQSVNEETVSGRSLVEAQVGGIERLAAEIEQSVNVINQLASDSKAISQVLDVIKGVAEQTNLLALNAAIEAARAGEQGRGFAVVADEVRNLARRTQQSTEEIEQMIARLQGGVGAAVKTMHASHSMADATVNQSAQVRQALENILGAVGVIVDQNQQIAAAAEEQTAVAHDIDRNIVAINEAGQRTAEGAGHTEQASRELSALVGRLQQLIGAFRV, encoded by the coding sequence ATGTCAGCGACCGCGCAGGGCGTTGCGTCCAGTGCCGAGGCCGCTGTTGGTAGCGCGCAGAGCGTCAATGAAGAAACGGTGAGCGGGCGCAGCCTGGTCGAAGCGCAGGTCGGCGGCATCGAGCGACTGGCCGCGGAGATCGAGCAGTCGGTCAACGTAATCAATCAGCTGGCCAGCGACAGCAAGGCCATTAGCCAGGTGCTGGACGTCATCAAAGGTGTCGCCGAGCAGACCAATCTTCTGGCGCTCAACGCCGCGATCGAAGCGGCGCGCGCCGGCGAGCAGGGACGTGGTTTCGCGGTGGTCGCCGACGAAGTGCGCAACCTGGCCAGACGCACCCAGCAGTCCACCGAAGAAATCGAGCAGATGATTGCGCGACTTCAGGGCGGTGTCGGCGCTGCGGTGAAGACCATGCATGCCAGCCATTCGATGGCCGATGCGACAGTCAATCAGTCGGCCCAGGTTCGTCAGGCGCTGGAAAACATTCTCGGTGCGGTCGGCGTCATCGTCGATCAGAACCAGCAGATCGCCGCGGCTGCGGAGGAGCAAACCGCCGTCGCGCACGATATCGATCGCAACATCGTCGCGATCAACGAAGCCGGGCAGCGTACCGCCGAAGGCGCTGGGCATACCGAGCAAGCCAGCCGCGAGCTCAGCGCACTGGTTGGTCGGTTGCAGCAACTCATTGGCGCGTTCCGCGTATAG
- a CDS encoding TatD family hydrolase, with product MRLIDTHTHLDFDPFDTDRSEVLARCARVGVERVLVLGVHQANWKRVWQMALDEPAVYAALGLHPVFLQDHRPEHMDELRDWLQRLQGEEKLCAIGEIGLDYYIEDPDKERQQHILEAQLDLAGEFELPVLLHVRRAHAAMIATLKQRKLKRAGIAHAFSGSWEEAREYIKLGYKLGLGGAGTWPQAHRMHRVLQQLPLDSIVLETDAPDITPHSHAGQRNSPEFLPDICRELAELRGITPEELAEASYRNSCELFGWR from the coding sequence GTGCGCCTGATCGACACCCACACGCACCTTGACTTCGACCCCTTCGACACCGACCGCAGCGAGGTGCTGGCCCGCTGCGCCCGTGTGGGCGTCGAGCGCGTGCTGGTGCTCGGCGTGCATCAGGCCAACTGGAAGAGGGTCTGGCAAATGGCGCTGGACGAGCCCGCCGTGTACGCCGCGCTGGGCCTGCATCCGGTCTTTCTTCAGGATCATCGACCGGAGCACATGGACGAGTTGCGCGATTGGCTGCAACGTCTGCAAGGGGAAGAAAAGCTCTGCGCCATCGGTGAGATCGGCCTGGACTATTACATCGAGGATCCGGACAAGGAGAGGCAGCAGCACATTCTCGAAGCCCAGCTGGACCTGGCGGGCGAGTTCGAGCTGCCGGTACTGCTGCACGTACGCCGCGCGCATGCAGCGATGATCGCGACGCTGAAGCAGCGCAAGCTGAAGCGCGCCGGTATCGCCCATGCTTTCAGTGGCAGCTGGGAAGAAGCCCGCGAGTACATCAAGCTCGGCTACAAGCTCGGCCTGGGCGGCGCCGGCACCTGGCCGCAAGCACACCGCATGCATCGCGTGCTGCAGCAGCTACCGCTGGACAGCATCGTGCTGGAAACCGATGCGCCCGACATCACACCCCACAGCCATGCCGGGCAGCGCAACAGCCCGGAATTCCTCCCGGACATCTGCCGCGAGCTGGCGGAACTTCGCGGCATCACCCCCGAAGAGTTGGCCGAGGCCAGCTATCGCAACAGCTGCGAGCTGTTCGGCTGGCGCTGA
- the ada gene encoding bifunctional DNA-binding transcriptional regulator/O6-methylguanine-DNA methyltransferase Ada produces the protein MIDFDRCWQALCERDADFDGRFVFAVRSTGIFCRPSCPARRPRRDGVSFFSNSANAEAAGYRACKRCAPHGQSPTEQLDALVIAACRLLDENPEPMTLDRLAARIGLSTSHLARAFKARTGLTPHAWAAARRRERLEAQLPGAESVLGAALESGYGSTRGAYQNIAALSPAQRRRKGAGEALRYAISPCPLGLLLVAASDKGICALLFGDEEQALLDELQSRFAAAELICDQAGLGEWLRSILEQLQEPTRAALLPLDLRGTAFQQRVWQALQDIPAGETRRYGELAASLGTHARAVARACASNSIGLLVPCHRVVGANQALTGYRWGIERKTALLESERGESGA, from the coding sequence ATGATCGATTTCGACCGCTGCTGGCAAGCCCTCTGCGAACGCGACGCAGACTTCGATGGCCGCTTCGTGTTCGCCGTACGCTCGACTGGCATCTTCTGCCGCCCAAGCTGCCCGGCGCGTCGCCCCCGGCGAGACGGCGTCAGTTTCTTCAGCAATTCAGCCAACGCTGAAGCCGCCGGCTATCGCGCATGCAAGCGCTGCGCGCCGCATGGCCAGAGCCCGACCGAGCAGCTGGATGCACTGGTAATCGCCGCCTGCCGTCTGCTCGATGAAAATCCCGAGCCGATGACGCTGGACCGGCTGGCCGCCCGCATCGGCCTGTCCACCTCGCACCTGGCCCGCGCATTCAAGGCCCGAACCGGCCTTACGCCCCACGCATGGGCGGCGGCACGCCGACGCGAGCGGTTGGAGGCGCAGCTTCCGGGCGCCGAATCGGTACTCGGCGCGGCGCTGGAGTCAGGCTATGGCAGCACACGCGGCGCCTATCAGAACATTGCCGCGCTCAGCCCGGCACAGCGCCGGCGCAAGGGCGCCGGCGAAGCTCTGCGTTATGCAATCAGTCCGTGCCCCCTGGGATTGTTGCTGGTCGCTGCCAGCGACAAGGGCATCTGTGCCCTGTTGTTCGGCGATGAGGAGCAGGCTCTGCTCGACGAGCTTCAATCCCGCTTCGCCGCGGCGGAATTGATATGCGACCAGGCCGGGCTCGGCGAGTGGCTGCGCTCGATCCTGGAGCAGTTGCAAGAGCCAACCCGCGCCGCGCTGTTGCCGCTGGACTTACGCGGCACGGCATTTCAGCAACGCGTCTGGCAGGCCTTGCAGGACATTCCGGCCGGCGAGACTCGCCGTTACGGCGAACTCGCCGCGAGCCTGGGCACCCATGCGCGCGCCGTCGCCCGAGCCTGCGCCAGTAATTCGATCGGGCTGCTGGTTCCGTGCCACCGCGTCGTCGGGGCCAACCAGGCGCTGACCGGTTACCGCTGGGGCATCGAGCGCAAGACCGCTCTGCTCGAATCGGAGCGAGGAGAATCGGGAGCCTGA
- a CDS encoding PA4780 family RIO1-like protein kinase codes for MKTPKRLEPLVEDGLIDEVLRPLMSGKEAAVYVVRCGEELRCAKVYKEANNRSFRQAVKYQEGRKVRSSRDARAMAKGSKHGRKEKEENWQNAEVAALFRLADAGVRVPKPYDFLDGVLLMEMISGEDGDAAPRLNDVDLHPDDAREFHAFMIGEVVKMLCAGLVHGDLSEFNVLLDEYGPVIIDLPQAVDAAGNNHAFEMLERDVGNMSAYFGQFAPELKFTRYAKEMWALYEDGKLTPDTELTGEFAEPEDAADLDAVMREIKATLAEQARKEALRNATDEPGDEPPTPPWMRG; via the coding sequence ATGAAAACGCCAAAACGACTCGAGCCGCTGGTCGAGGATGGGCTGATCGACGAAGTGCTGCGGCCGCTGATGAGCGGCAAGGAAGCAGCTGTATATGTGGTGCGCTGCGGTGAAGAGCTGCGTTGCGCGAAGGTGTACAAAGAAGCCAACAACCGCAGTTTTCGTCAGGCGGTGAAGTACCAGGAAGGTCGCAAGGTACGCAGCAGCCGCGACGCCCGAGCCATGGCCAAGGGCTCCAAGCACGGGCGCAAGGAAAAGGAAGAGAACTGGCAGAACGCCGAAGTGGCGGCATTGTTCCGTCTGGCCGATGCTGGCGTACGCGTACCCAAGCCGTATGACTTTCTCGACGGCGTCCTGTTGATGGAAATGATCTCTGGCGAGGATGGCGATGCCGCACCACGGCTCAACGACGTTGATCTACACCCCGACGATGCCCGCGAATTTCATGCCTTCATGATCGGCGAGGTGGTGAAGATGCTCTGCGCCGGTCTGGTGCATGGCGACCTGTCCGAGTTCAACGTGCTACTCGACGAGTACGGCCCGGTCATCATTGACCTGCCGCAGGCGGTCGACGCGGCAGGGAATAACCATGCGTTCGAGATGCTCGAGCGCGACGTCGGCAACATGTCGGCGTACTTCGGGCAGTTCGCGCCGGAGCTCAAGTTCACCCGTTATGCCAAGGAAATGTGGGCGCTGTATGAGGACGGCAAGCTGACGCCGGATACCGAGCTGACCGGTGAATTTGCTGAGCCGGAGGATGCTGCTGACTTGGATGCGGTGATGCGTGAGATTAAAGCTACTTTGGCCGAACAGGCGCGTAAGGAAGCGTTGCGCAATGCGACGGATGAACCCGGCGACGAGCCGCCGACGCCGCCGTGGATGCGGGGGTGA